The Chryseobacterium geocarposphaerae genome window below encodes:
- a CDS encoding DUF5715 family protein translates to MKKCVCLFFLSFNWYTYHAQSIKKTLPCYDLGQVMKVEPTPLYKPHLDASKSFGVKLLQDSKAVQKYINNGKFHKIKKTGKGYRVQKLDYSRAWMVSKGKLMLEKIGTRFSKETKGHTFTVSSITRTLEDQCRLRRVNSNAAMGISSHNYGNSFDISYVRFNSTLRNNPKMEVALEKVLKYYYDLGRIYYIKERQQSCFHITVRNY, encoded by the coding sequence ATGAAAAAGTGTGTATGTCTGTTTTTTTTATCTTTTAATTGGTATACTTATCATGCTCAGTCTATAAAAAAAACATTACCATGTTATGATCTGGGGCAGGTGATGAAAGTAGAACCTACTCCTCTGTATAAACCTCACTTGGATGCTTCTAAAAGTTTTGGGGTAAAGCTTCTTCAAGATTCTAAGGCAGTACAGAAATATATTAATAACGGGAAATTTCATAAAATAAAAAAGACGGGAAAAGGTTATCGTGTGCAAAAATTAGATTACAGCAGAGCTTGGATGGTTTCAAAAGGCAAATTAATGCTCGAGAAAATTGGAACCCGTTTTAGCAAGGAGACAAAAGGACATACATTTACGGTTTCATCCATTACAAGAACATTGGAAGATCAATGTCGTTTGAGAAGAGTGAATTCTAATGCTGCAATGGGAATTAGCTCACACAATTACGGAAACTCTTTTGATATTTCTTATGTGCGGTTCAATAGTACTTTAAGAAACAACCCTAAAATGGAAGTGGCTTTAGAAAAAGTTTTAAAATATTATTACGATTTGGGAAGGATTTATTACATCAAAGAAAGGCAGCAAAGCTGTTTCCATATTACCGTAAGAAACTACTGA
- the aqpZ gene encoding aquaporin Z yields the protein MKKLFAEFFGTFWLVFGGCGSAIFASQIAPASNGQMGILLIGVALAFGLTVLTMAYAVGHISGGHFNPAVSFGLLAGGRFPAKDLISYIVAQCLGAIVAAGALYTILSGSGTPDFSGPGAFATNFYGDAVYFGKGYSMGAAFLTEFILTAFFLIIIMGATDKFANGKFAGIAIGLALTLIHLISIPITNTSVNPARSLSQAVFVGGNSLSQLWLFWVAPILGGVVGGLIYKFLLQNNQEEELAH from the coding sequence ATAAAAAAACTTTTCGCTGAATTTTTCGGCACATTCTGGCTTGTTTTCGGAGGTTGTGGAAGCGCAATTTTTGCTTCTCAGATCGCTCCTGCCTCTAATGGTCAAATGGGTATACTTCTTATAGGAGTTGCTTTAGCATTTGGACTTACTGTACTTACCATGGCATACGCTGTTGGGCACATTTCCGGAGGACATTTCAATCCTGCTGTATCATTCGGTCTTTTGGCTGGTGGAAGATTTCCTGCAAAAGATCTTATTTCATACATTGTAGCACAATGTTTAGGCGCCATCGTTGCTGCAGGAGCGTTATACACTATTTTAAGCGGTTCAGGGACGCCCGATTTTTCCGGACCCGGAGCTTTTGCCACCAACTTTTACGGAGATGCCGTCTATTTTGGGAAAGGCTATTCTATGGGAGCGGCTTTTCTTACGGAGTTTATCTTAACAGCATTTTTCCTGATCATTATTATGGGAGCAACTGATAAGTTTGCCAACGGGAAATTTGCCGGTATTGCTATTGGTCTGGCCTTGACTTTAATCCACTTAATTTCAATTCCTATCACGAATACTTCTGTAAACCCCGCAAGGTCACTTTCCCAAGCTGTTTTTGTAGGAGGTAATTCCTTGTCCCAGTTATGGTTATTCTGGGTAGCGCCTATTTTAGGAGGTGTTGTGGGTGGATTGATTTATAAATTCTTGCTTCAGAATAATCAGGAAGAGGAACTTGCTCATTAA
- a CDS encoding UDP-2,3-diacylglucosamine diphosphatase yields the protein MLKTTINLEPGKKVYFASDQHFGAPNPKESKIREERFIRWMDEIKHDAQVLFLMGDLFDFWHEWKHVIPKGYVRVLGKIAELKDRGIHIYFFVGNHDLWMKDYLEEEIGCTVFYKKQYFEMGGKQFLLAHGDGLGPGDKGYKRMKKVFTNPVAQWFFKWLHPDIAMKIALYMSQKNKMISGDEDKEFLGEDKEFLIIYSKKKLETEKIDYFIYGHRHLPMVLDLQGKAKYINLGDWISYFTYGVFEKDFELKTFGKK from the coding sequence GTGTTAAAGACGACCATCAATTTAGAGCCTGGAAAAAAAGTATATTTCGCTTCAGATCAGCATTTTGGTGCGCCCAATCCTAAGGAAAGCAAAATTCGTGAAGAGCGTTTTATCAGATGGATGGATGAGATCAAGCATGATGCTCAGGTTTTGTTTTTAATGGGGGATCTGTTCGATTTCTGGCACGAATGGAAGCATGTAATTCCAAAAGGCTATGTTCGTGTTTTAGGGAAAATTGCTGAATTAAAAGATCGTGGAATTCATATTTATTTCTTTGTGGGTAACCATGATTTGTGGATGAAAGATTATCTAGAAGAAGAAATCGGATGTACGGTTTTTTATAAAAAGCAATACTTTGAAATGGGTGGGAAACAGTTTCTTTTAGCCCATGGAGATGGTTTGGGACCGGGAGATAAAGGGTACAAGAGAATGAAAAAAGTCTTTACGAATCCTGTGGCTCAATGGTTTTTCAAATGGCTACATCCGGATATTGCAATGAAAATAGCATTGTATATGTCACAGAAAAACAAAATGATTTCTGGGGATGAAGACAAAGAGTTTTTAGGAGAAGACAAGGAATTTTTAATTATCTATTCTAAAAAGAAACTGGAAACCGAAAAGATTGATTATTTTATTTACGGACATCGTCACCTTCCGATGGTTTTGGACCTGCAGGGAAAAGCGAAGTATATCAATCTGGGAGACTGGATATCGTATTTCACCTATGGCGTTTTTGAAAAAGATTTTGAACTAAAAACTTTCGGAAAAAAATAA
- a CDS encoding long-chain-fatty-acid--protein ligase: protein MRTIFDIQTEQDFLAESLKVFRYQYENIEVYRNFVSYLNIKPDEVTSLEKIPFLPIEMFKNHKVVDRNVTADLFFQSSGTTQMNLSKHFIADESIYQESIYKSFEKFIGKPEDFIFLGLLPSYLERQNSSLIYMVDYLMKKSAKPENGYFLYNHSDLFELLNTIKNKKVILFGVSFALLDFLDYCHSERSEESMNLLENLVVIETGGMKGRKEEMTKDELLEILKNGFKTDKIYSEYSMTELLSQAYSLGNNEYDCPNWMKVMIRNAEDPFAYEKEGRTGAINIIDLANIHSCSFIATQDLGKIIGNKFQVLGRIDHSDIRGCSLLVS from the coding sequence TTGCGTACAATATTTGACATACAAACAGAGCAGGACTTTTTGGCTGAATCTTTAAAAGTTTTCCGTTACCAATATGAAAATATAGAGGTGTATAGAAATTTTGTCAGCTATCTCAATATAAAGCCTGATGAGGTGACAAGCCTGGAGAAAATCCCGTTTCTTCCCATAGAAATGTTTAAAAATCATAAAGTGGTTGATAGAAATGTAACGGCTGATCTTTTTTTTCAGAGTTCCGGAACGACTCAGATGAATTTGTCAAAACATTTCATTGCCGACGAGAGTATATATCAGGAAAGTATTTATAAAAGTTTTGAAAAATTTATCGGAAAGCCGGAAGATTTTATATTTTTAGGATTGCTGCCAAGTTATCTTGAAAGACAAAATTCGTCATTGATTTATATGGTAGATTACTTAATGAAAAAATCTGCCAAACCTGAAAACGGATATTTTCTTTATAATCACTCAGATTTATTTGAATTATTAAATACTATAAAAAATAAGAAAGTAATTCTTTTTGGAGTTTCCTTTGCGTTACTGGACTTTCTAGATTACTGTCATTCCGAGCGAAGTGAGGAATCTATGAATCTTCTTGAAAATCTCGTCGTCATTGAAACCGGCGGAATGAAAGGAAGAAAAGAAGAAATGACAAAAGATGAATTACTTGAGATTTTAAAGAACGGTTTTAAAACAGATAAAATTTATTCGGAATATTCTATGACTGAGCTTCTTTCTCAGGCTTATTCATTAGGAAACAACGAATATGATTGTCCGAATTGGATGAAAGTGATGATTAGAAATGCTGAAGATCCCTTTGCTTACGAAAAGGAAGGAAGAACCGGGGCCATTAATATTATTGATTTAGCCAATATTCATTCGTGTTCATTTATAGCCACTCAGGATTTGGGTAAAATAATCGGAAACAAATTTCAGGTGTTGGGAAGAATAGATCATTCGGATATTCGGGGATGCAGTCTTCTTGTTTCTTAG